The following coding sequences lie in one Kribbella sp. NBC_00709 genomic window:
- a CDS encoding DNA gyrase/topoisomerase IV subunit A, protein MARRTSTAEPEDFEERILDIDVSDEMRTSYLEYAYSVIYARALPDARDGLKPVQRRILFSMAENNIRPDRSHVKCARVVGEVMGKYHPHGDGAIYDALVRTGQSWSMRVPLIDPHGNFGSLDDGPAAMRYTECRMAPPAMAMTAGLDENVVDFKPNYDGQENEPAVLPAAFPNLLVNGATGIAVGMATNMAPHNLVEVIQALRHLIKTPTADIDDLMRFVPGPDLPTGGKIVGLEGIKDAYATGRGSFKMRATARIENVTPRRKGIVVTELPYAVGPEKVIEKIKTLVQAKKLQGIADVKDLTDRTHGTQLVIEVKNGFVPEALLEQLYKLTPLEDAFHVNNVCLVEGQPRTLGLKELLEVYLDHRYTVVRRRSEFRRKKAQDRLHIVEGMLIAILDIDEVIQIIRGSDDSAEARARLIEIYDLSEIQANYILDMPLRRLTKYSKLELETEKGELEREIEALSAIIDDPKLLQKTVSDELAEIAKTYGTPRRTVLLESSGATKTAAVPLEVSDDPCWILMSSTGLLARTNGVEPFGSGESRAKHDAIVSAVKSTARGQYGLITSAGRLIRLESLDLPAVPTTAAAPNLQGGAPIAEFVSLDSGERALALTTMDPDSVGVALGTSGGVVKRVVPDHLSNRDSWEIVGLKDGDQVVGAVELTTGDEELCFITSDAQLLHFPASAVRPQGRTAGGMAGVRLGAKAKVVYFGAVVADRDAQVVTIAGSSSALPGTEVGAVKVTPFSEYPGKGRGTGGVRCQRLLKGEDGLLLGFIGATPVKASASSGAPVDLPPVDPRRDGSGVPVAQPIAACAADLAG, encoded by the coding sequence ATGGCACGCCGTACCAGCACCGCCGAACCCGAAGACTTCGAGGAGCGCATCCTCGACATCGACGTCTCCGACGAGATGCGTACCAGCTACCTGGAGTACGCCTACTCGGTGATCTACGCCCGGGCGCTGCCTGATGCCCGGGACGGGCTGAAACCGGTGCAGCGGCGGATCCTGTTCTCGATGGCGGAGAACAACATCCGCCCCGACCGCTCGCACGTGAAGTGCGCCCGCGTCGTCGGTGAGGTCATGGGTAAGTACCACCCGCACGGCGACGGCGCGATCTACGACGCCCTGGTCCGGACCGGGCAGTCCTGGTCGATGCGGGTGCCGCTGATCGACCCGCACGGCAACTTCGGCTCGCTCGACGACGGCCCGGCCGCGATGCGGTACACCGAATGCCGGATGGCGCCGCCGGCGATGGCGATGACGGCCGGCCTGGACGAGAACGTCGTCGACTTCAAGCCGAACTACGACGGCCAGGAGAACGAGCCGGCCGTGCTGCCGGCCGCCTTCCCGAACCTGCTGGTCAACGGCGCCACCGGGATCGCGGTCGGGATGGCCACCAACATGGCCCCGCACAACCTGGTCGAGGTGATCCAGGCGCTGCGGCACCTGATCAAGACCCCGACCGCCGACATCGACGACCTGATGCGGTTCGTCCCCGGGCCGGACCTGCCGACCGGCGGCAAGATCGTCGGCCTGGAAGGCATCAAGGACGCGTACGCGACCGGCCGCGGCAGCTTCAAGATGCGCGCCACCGCCCGGATCGAGAACGTCACCCCGCGCCGCAAGGGCATCGTGGTCACCGAGCTCCCGTACGCCGTCGGCCCGGAGAAGGTGATCGAGAAGATCAAGACGCTGGTCCAGGCCAAGAAGCTGCAGGGCATCGCCGACGTCAAGGACCTGACCGACCGGACCCACGGCACCCAGCTGGTGATCGAGGTCAAGAACGGGTTCGTCCCCGAGGCGTTGCTGGAGCAGCTGTACAAGCTGACCCCGCTCGAGGACGCGTTCCACGTCAACAACGTGTGCCTGGTCGAGGGCCAGCCGCGCACCCTCGGCCTGAAGGAACTCCTCGAGGTCTACCTCGACCATCGCTACACCGTGGTCCGCCGGCGCAGCGAGTTCCGCCGGAAGAAGGCGCAGGACCGGCTGCACATCGTCGAGGGCATGCTGATCGCGATCCTCGACATCGACGAGGTCATCCAGATCATCCGCGGCAGCGACGACTCGGCCGAGGCGCGGGCCCGGCTGATCGAGATCTACGACCTGTCCGAGATCCAGGCGAACTACATCCTGGACATGCCGCTGCGCCGCCTGACGAAGTACTCCAAGCTCGAGCTGGAGACCGAGAAGGGCGAGCTGGAGCGCGAGATCGAGGCGCTGTCCGCGATCATCGACGACCCGAAGCTGCTGCAGAAAACGGTGTCCGACGAGCTCGCCGAGATCGCGAAGACGTACGGCACGCCGCGCCGGACCGTGCTGCTGGAGTCGTCCGGCGCGACCAAGACGGCCGCGGTACCGCTCGAGGTCAGCGACGACCCGTGCTGGATCCTGATGAGCTCGACCGGGCTGCTCGCCCGGACGAACGGTGTCGAGCCGTTCGGCAGCGGCGAGTCGCGCGCGAAGCACGACGCGATCGTGTCCGCGGTGAAGAGCACGGCGCGTGGGCAGTACGGCCTGATCACCAGCGCCGGCCGGCTGATCCGGCTCGAGTCGCTCGACCTGCCCGCCGTACCGACGACCGCCGCGGCGCCGAACCTGCAGGGCGGCGCGCCGATCGCGGAGTTCGTGTCGCTGGACTCGGGCGAGCGGGCGCTGGCACTGACCACGATGGATCCTGACTCGGTCGGGGTAGCGCTCGGCACGTCAGGTGGCGTGGTGAAGCGGGTCGTGCCCGATCACCTGAGCAACCGTGACTCGTGGGAGATCGTCGGGCTCAAGGACGGCGACCAGGTCGTCGGCGCGGTCGAGCTGACCACAGGCGACGAGGAGCTGTGCTTCATCACCTCGGACGCCCAGCTACTGCACTTCCCGGCTTCGGCGGTGCGGCCGCAGGGACGGACCGCCGGCGGTATGGCGGGCGTCCGGCTCGGCGCGAAGGCGAAGGTGGTGTACTTCGGAGCCGTCGTCGCCGATCGGGATGCACAGGTCGTCACCATCGCGGGCTCATCGTCGGCGCTGCCGGGGACCGAGGTCGGCGCGGTCAAGGTGACGCCGTTCAGCGAGTACCCGGGCAAGGGCCGTGGGACCGGTGGCGTGCGGTGCCAGCGGCTGCTCAAGGGCGAGGACGGGCTGCTGCTCGGCTTCATCGGCGCGACGCCGGTGAAGGCCAGCGCGAGCAGCGGCGCACCGGTGGATCTGCCGCCGGTCGACCCGCGCCGGGACGGTTCCGGCGTACCGGTCGCGCAGCCGATCGCTGCGTGCGCTGCTGATCTGGCAGGCTGA
- a CDS encoding FtsX-like permease family protein has product MFHLSRQTVSRHRSLYAGSFVALAVGVFLLGLAATATAATIAYHGTAATSITVTTLGGDGAAPRQVRVPFSDADVSGLQVVLSMVGTISGFITIFVIASTFAFAVASRRREIGLLRLIGATPRQIRRMVLGEALVVALAASLTGALAAQLATPLLLAKASYTELAPVKLEPASPWIPLAIAVAAGLVVAMLGARSAARRAGRVGAIDALREAALEPPRIGPVRVIFGLLFMAGAITMLTLIRPSSGEGAVPLAMFTPMVMVIALTLLAPLVVPVVGRLWALPLVAWTQVSGRLARSNVLAAPRRSASLAAPILAISAVAGSMVLSLSFAADSAAATIRDAVRAPIVVTGGAPIPASGAGLVAAVDAGVPTQLVRIDRDDAQLEDVEGIDPAVATRTRDLTPLAGDLSRLTGNTVAISKEMAGLEGYKVGDEIPGVFVDRTPVKLRVVAIVKDAFGVNPSLLIPLDLAHKHASAAQPERQFVLPADGVDPESLVKQLPDAQLAADWEADQADGVRKGNQLGLILLLGPAGLYSAIAIANTLLMGSLQRRHEFVTSRLLGATPAQIRRMVLWESSLVGAVALSLGTAITVTVGILIRHAMNSGLTDVPFTVPWAILLGIGGLCLTLAVGSALAPTTYILRRSQPSAVME; this is encoded by the coding sequence ATGTTCCACCTCAGCCGACAGACCGTCAGCCGCCACCGGTCGCTGTACGCCGGCTCGTTCGTCGCCCTCGCGGTCGGGGTGTTCCTGCTGGGACTGGCGGCGACCGCGACGGCAGCCACCATCGCGTACCACGGGACCGCCGCAACCAGCATCACCGTGACCACGCTGGGCGGCGACGGCGCGGCGCCTCGGCAGGTCCGGGTGCCGTTCTCGGACGCCGACGTCTCGGGACTGCAGGTCGTGCTCAGCATGGTCGGGACGATCAGCGGGTTCATCACGATCTTCGTCATCGCCAGTACGTTCGCCTTCGCGGTCGCGTCCCGCCGTCGGGAGATCGGGCTGCTGCGGCTGATCGGCGCAACACCGCGCCAGATCCGCCGGATGGTGCTGGGCGAGGCGCTGGTCGTCGCGCTGGCCGCTTCACTGACCGGTGCGCTCGCGGCTCAGCTTGCGACTCCCCTGCTGCTGGCCAAGGCGTCGTACACCGAGCTTGCGCCGGTGAAGCTCGAGCCGGCGTCGCCGTGGATACCGCTGGCGATCGCTGTCGCGGCCGGACTCGTGGTCGCGATGCTCGGAGCGCGGTCGGCGGCACGACGGGCGGGGCGGGTCGGGGCCATCGACGCACTGCGGGAGGCCGCGCTGGAGCCGCCGCGAATCGGGCCGGTGCGGGTCATCTTCGGCTTGTTGTTCATGGCCGGGGCGATCACGATGCTGACCCTGATCCGGCCGTCGAGCGGCGAGGGCGCCGTACCGCTCGCGATGTTCACGCCCATGGTGATGGTCATCGCACTGACGCTGCTCGCACCGCTCGTGGTACCGGTGGTCGGGCGACTGTGGGCGCTTCCGCTGGTCGCCTGGACGCAGGTGTCGGGGCGGCTCGCCCGCAGCAATGTGCTGGCAGCGCCACGACGGAGCGCGTCGCTGGCGGCACCGATCCTCGCGATCTCGGCCGTCGCGGGTTCGATGGTCCTGAGTTTGAGCTTTGCCGCGGACAGCGCTGCCGCGACCATCCGGGACGCTGTTCGCGCACCGATCGTCGTCACCGGCGGCGCTCCGATCCCGGCATCCGGGGCCGGGCTGGTCGCTGCGGTCGACGCCGGGGTGCCGACGCAGCTGGTGCGGATCGACCGCGACGACGCGCAACTGGAGGACGTCGAGGGCATCGATCCCGCGGTTGCCACGCGAACCCGGGACCTCACTCCCCTGGCCGGTGATCTCAGCCGGCTGACCGGCAACACCGTTGCTATCAGCAAGGAAATGGCCGGGCTCGAGGGGTACAAGGTCGGCGACGAGATCCCGGGCGTGTTCGTCGACCGGACGCCGGTGAAGCTGCGGGTGGTTGCGATCGTGAAGGACGCGTTCGGCGTGAATCCGTCGCTGCTCATCCCGCTCGACCTGGCCCACAAGCACGCGTCGGCAGCCCAGCCCGAGCGGCAGTTCGTCCTGCCCGCCGATGGCGTCGATCCGGAGAGCCTCGTGAAGCAGCTGCCGGATGCGCAGCTGGCTGCTGACTGGGAGGCCGACCAGGCGGACGGCGTACGGAAGGGGAACCAGCTCGGGCTGATCCTGCTGCTGGGGCCGGCCGGGCTCTACAGCGCGATCGCGATCGCCAACACGCTGCTGATGGGCAGCCTGCAGCGGCGGCACGAGTTCGTCACCTCACGGCTGCTCGGTGCGACGCCGGCCCAGATCCGGCGGATGGTGCTGTGGGAGTCGTCGCTGGTCGGAGCGGTCGCGCTCAGTCTCGGGACCGCGATCACGGTGACGGTCGGGATCCTGATCCGGCACGCGATGAACTCGGGCCTGACCGACGTACCGTTCACCGTTCCCTGGGCCATCCTGCTGGGCATCGGCGGACTTTGTCTGACGCTGGCGGTAGGGTCCGCTCTGGCCCCGACCACGTACATCCTGCGCCGGTCACAGCCCTCCGCAGTAATGGAATAG
- a CDS encoding ABC transporter ATP-binding protein — translation MTATAPSYPGVAPAQPPALLLDGITKTYRSKAGAVDALRGVTYHFARGSFTAVMGPSGSGKSTLLQCAAGLDHPTTGTVVLNGATLGGLSEVELTKLRRAEMGFVFQAYNLLPSLTVYDNVALPLRLTGRRPSRNDVHRVLEQVGLDGKAKRRPAELSGGQQQRVAIARALITQPSVFFADEPTGALDSGTSRQILGLLREATDRAGQTVVMVTHDPVAAAYAERVLFLSDGLLAGHLDRATPTQIAAAMSDLEQ, via the coding sequence ATGACCGCTACCGCGCCTTCGTATCCGGGTGTCGCACCCGCACAGCCGCCTGCGCTGCTGCTGGACGGCATCACCAAGACGTACCGCTCCAAGGCCGGAGCGGTCGACGCACTGCGCGGGGTGACGTATCACTTCGCGCGCGGCTCGTTCACCGCAGTGATGGGGCCGTCCGGCTCGGGCAAGTCGACACTGCTGCAGTGCGCCGCCGGCCTCGACCATCCGACGACAGGCACCGTCGTACTCAACGGAGCCACGCTGGGCGGGCTGAGTGAGGTCGAGCTCACCAAACTGCGCCGGGCGGAGATGGGCTTCGTGTTCCAGGCGTACAACCTGCTGCCCTCGCTGACCGTGTACGACAACGTCGCACTGCCGCTCCGGTTGACCGGACGCCGGCCGTCGCGCAACGACGTACACCGGGTGCTGGAGCAGGTCGGACTGGATGGCAAGGCCAAGCGGCGTCCTGCGGAACTGTCCGGCGGCCAGCAGCAGCGGGTCGCCATCGCGCGGGCGCTGATCACCCAGCCGTCGGTGTTCTTCGCCGACGAACCGACCGGTGCGCTGGACAGCGGCACCAGCCGGCAGATTCTCGGACTATTGCGAGAAGCTACCGACCGCGCCGGGCAGACCGTCGTCATGGTGACCCACGACCCGGTCGCGGCCGCGTACGCCGAGCGTGTGCTGTTCCTGTCCGACGGCCTGCTCGCCGGGCACCTCGATCGCGCCACGCCGACCCAGATCGCCGCTGCCATGAGCGACCTGGAGCAGTGA
- a CDS encoding sensor histidine kinase — MERPRTVWAALASPRYLISSWPWRSYAYLFTSVPMGAMSITVLIGLAALGALLSPILIGILLLTAFPLIGAAIGRIERRRARLMLVDGIGTPHAELPTGLSLRQRLTYRRRERASMRALGYGFLLGTLLWLLSAMFAGISASTLLITLAAPIVAANDEMGMGPWTLDSAWEGFLFLILFGPVFYAASSYLLGVIAGAQASLAKAMLGPRQEELQRNLAELRRSRLDLVDAFETERARIERHLHDGVQQRLVGLTMTLGLAELDLPDGEGRRLVVKARSEAEAALADLRAAVRGIHPRVLVDHGLEAAVREVADRMPLPVTVQLSTTRLPRPIEAAAYFVVSEALANVAKHAQATRCEVAGWVDRDRLVITIQDDGVGGARLGAGTGLTGLVTRLDALGGRLDVDSPSSGPTRLRMECPCRLGD; from the coding sequence GTGGAGAGACCCAGGACAGTGTGGGCAGCGTTGGCGTCGCCGCGCTACCTGATCTCGTCGTGGCCGTGGCGTAGCTACGCGTACCTCTTCACGTCGGTGCCGATGGGTGCGATGTCGATCACGGTCCTGATCGGGCTGGCCGCGCTCGGTGCACTCCTCAGCCCGATTCTCATCGGCATCCTGCTGCTGACCGCGTTTCCGCTGATCGGTGCGGCGATCGGCCGGATCGAGCGCCGGCGGGCCCGGCTGATGCTGGTGGACGGCATCGGCACCCCGCACGCGGAGCTGCCGACCGGGCTCTCACTGCGGCAACGGCTGACCTACCGCCGGCGCGAGCGGGCGTCGATGCGGGCGCTCGGGTACGGCTTTCTCCTCGGAACCCTGCTGTGGTTGCTGAGCGCGATGTTCGCGGGCATCAGCGCCTCCACCCTGCTGATCACGCTCGCGGCGCCGATCGTCGCCGCCAACGACGAGATGGGGATGGGACCGTGGACGCTGGACTCGGCCTGGGAGGGGTTCCTCTTCCTGATCCTGTTCGGCCCGGTGTTCTACGCGGCGAGCTCGTACCTGCTCGGTGTCATCGCCGGTGCCCAGGCTTCACTGGCGAAGGCGATGCTCGGACCACGGCAGGAGGAGCTCCAGCGCAACCTCGCGGAGCTCCGTCGATCCCGGCTCGATCTGGTCGACGCTTTCGAGACCGAGCGCGCGCGGATCGAGCGGCACCTCCACGACGGCGTACAGCAGCGGCTGGTCGGACTGACGATGACGCTCGGGCTGGCTGAACTGGACCTGCCCGACGGCGAGGGCCGGCGGCTTGTCGTCAAGGCGCGCTCCGAGGCGGAGGCCGCCTTGGCCGACCTGCGGGCCGCAGTACGCGGGATCCATCCGCGGGTGCTGGTCGATCACGGGCTGGAGGCTGCCGTACGGGAGGTGGCGGACCGGATGCCGCTCCCAGTGACGGTGCAGCTGTCCACGACGCGACTGCCTCGGCCGATCGAGGCAGCGGCGTACTTCGTCGTGAGCGAGGCGCTGGCGAACGTCGCGAAGCACGCCCAGGCCACGAGGTGCGAGGTGGCCGGCTGGGTGGATCGCGACCGGCTGGTGATCACGATCCAGGACGACGGCGTCGGAGGTGCACGCCTCGGCGCGGGGACCGGACTCACCGGGCTGGTGACGCGACTGGACGCCCTGGGCGGCAGACTCGACGTCGACAGCCCATCCAGTGGGCCGACCCGACTGAGGATGGAGTGCCCGTGCCGACTCGGCGACTGA
- a CDS encoding response regulator transcription factor, with product MSIVLAEDSLLLREGLASILDRAGHDVRDTVGDADTLLAVVRKEPPDVVITDVRMPPGHSDEGLRAAAAIRAELPAIGILVLSQYVADAYLSSLLETTTGGIGYLLKDRVGHVAEFLESLDRVADGGTVVDPEVVRQLLARRRNDGPLAALTPRELEVLALMAEGRVNASIAEQLVVSEAAVRKHVGNIFAKLRLEEGLDRRVSAVLTYLRG from the coding sequence CTGAGCATTGTGTTGGCTGAGGACTCGCTGCTGTTGCGGGAGGGCCTGGCCAGCATTCTGGATCGCGCCGGGCACGACGTACGGGACACCGTCGGCGACGCGGACACGCTGCTGGCCGTCGTACGCAAGGAGCCGCCGGACGTGGTGATCACCGACGTGCGGATGCCGCCCGGGCACAGCGACGAGGGCCTGCGGGCGGCCGCGGCGATCCGGGCCGAGCTGCCGGCGATCGGGATCCTGGTGCTCTCGCAGTACGTCGCGGATGCGTACCTCTCGTCGTTGCTGGAGACAACGACCGGCGGGATCGGGTACCTGTTGAAGGACCGGGTCGGGCACGTCGCGGAGTTCCTCGAGTCGCTGGACCGGGTCGCGGACGGCGGGACCGTGGTCGACCCGGAGGTGGTGCGGCAACTGCTCGCACGCCGGCGCAATGACGGGCCGCTCGCCGCGCTCACGCCGCGCGAGCTGGAGGTGCTCGCGTTGATGGCGGAGGGCCGGGTGAACGCGTCGATCGCGGAGCAGCTGGTGGTGAGCGAGGCGGCCGTCCGCAAGCATGTGGGAAACATTTTCGCCAAACTGCGGTTGGAAGAGGGGTTGGACCGGCGCGTGTCCGCGGTCCTGACCTATCTGAGAGGTTGA
- a CDS encoding CoA-binding protein yields MDEAIRKILADCDTWAVVGLSNNTSRAAYGVARFLQNHGKRIVPVHPSAETVHGEQGYATLAEIPFPVDCVDVFVNSDLAGDIADQAVGINARAVWFQLDVVDQDAYARTTAAGLTMVMNHCPAIEWGRLGPAL; encoded by the coding sequence ATGGACGAGGCGATCCGCAAGATCCTGGCCGACTGCGACACCTGGGCCGTGGTCGGGCTGTCGAACAACACGAGCCGGGCGGCGTACGGCGTGGCGCGGTTCCTGCAGAATCACGGCAAGCGCATCGTGCCCGTGCATCCGTCCGCGGAGACGGTGCACGGCGAGCAGGGGTACGCGACGCTGGCAGAGATCCCGTTCCCGGTCGACTGCGTGGACGTGTTCGTGAACTCCGACCTGGCCGGTGACATCGCGGACCAGGCGGTGGGAATCAACGCCCGGGCGGTGTGGTTCCAACTCGACGTAGTTGATCAGGACGCCTACGCGCGGACGACCGCGGCGGGTCTCACCATGGTGATGAACCACTGCCCGGCGATCGAGTGGGGACGTCTCGGACCAGCGCTCTGA
- a CDS encoding TIGR03667 family PPOX class F420-dependent oxidoreductase, with amino-acid sequence MFTIDTSTGFGKRIARQLDDERVVWLTTVATSGTPAPTPVWFLWLNDEILISSEPDKAKLRNIAAHPQVAVHFNATHTGGDVGVISGTAVIETEPIGGDALTAYNTKYADDIAGLGMTPDQFHASYSVLIRITPGKLRGF; translated from the coding sequence ATGTTCACGATTGACACGTCCACCGGTTTCGGCAAGCGGATCGCGCGGCAGCTCGACGACGAACGAGTGGTCTGGCTGACCACGGTCGCCACGTCCGGTACGCCGGCTCCGACGCCGGTGTGGTTCCTCTGGCTGAACGACGAGATCCTGATCAGCAGCGAGCCGGACAAGGCCAAACTGCGCAACATCGCCGCCCACCCCCAGGTCGCGGTCCACTTCAACGCGACGCACACCGGCGGAGACGTCGGCGTCATCTCCGGTACGGCGGTCATCGAGACCGAGCCGATCGGCGGCGACGCGCTCACCGCGTACAACACGAAGTACGCCGACGACATCGCAGGCCTGGGGATGACTCCGGATCAGTTCCACGCGTCGTACTCGGTCCTGATCCGGATCACCCCCGGGAAACTGAGGGGTTTCTAG
- a CDS encoding DUF2630 family protein: MSDDKSIIGRIDDLVAEEKELRAKHAAGQISDDDEHARLKAVEVELDQCWDLLRQRRARREFGENPDDAQARSADTVEGYLN, from the coding sequence ATGAGTGACGACAAGAGCATCATCGGCCGCATCGACGACCTGGTCGCGGAGGAGAAGGAGCTTCGGGCCAAGCACGCGGCCGGGCAGATCAGCGACGATGACGAGCACGCCCGGCTGAAGGCCGTCGAGGTCGAGCTGGACCAGTGCTGGGACCTGCTGCGGCAGCGGCGTGCGCGGCGTGAGTTCGGCGAGAACCCGGACGACGCGCAGGCCCGCTCGGCCGACACCGTCGAGGGCTACCTGAACTAG
- a CDS encoding ABC transporter permease, with the protein MSLQTGLGWSALVVLPLLIAIGVGASRYAGLRHDKGIVTAALRAVVQLAAVGVVVGFALQHTVGAIAFVLLMFVVATVTSTRRLRQTAVVPRQWAYCAAAIGCGAFAVLLLLILPGVVPRNPASILPMGGIIVGGTMTATTLAGRRVLSEYGTRYGEFEAGLSIGLLQPDAFKLVVGPVAGDALLPALDQTRTVGLVTLPGAFVGMVLGGASPTQAAALQLVVLLGLVAAEALAILVITELLSRSHLPDGRTVLS; encoded by the coding sequence GACCGGCCTCGGCTGGTCGGCGCTCGTCGTCCTGCCGCTGCTGATCGCGATCGGCGTCGGGGCGTCGCGGTACGCCGGCCTGCGCCACGACAAAGGAATCGTCACCGCGGCGCTCCGCGCGGTCGTGCAACTCGCCGCGGTTGGCGTGGTGGTCGGGTTCGCGCTTCAGCACACGGTGGGCGCGATCGCGTTCGTCCTGCTGATGTTCGTCGTCGCCACGGTGACCAGCACGCGACGGCTCCGTCAGACCGCCGTCGTCCCGAGGCAGTGGGCGTACTGCGCGGCCGCGATCGGCTGCGGCGCGTTCGCCGTACTGCTCCTGCTCATCCTGCCCGGCGTCGTACCGCGCAACCCGGCGAGCATCCTGCCGATGGGCGGCATCATCGTCGGCGGCACGATGACCGCGACCACGCTGGCCGGACGCCGGGTGCTGAGCGAGTACGGCACCCGGTACGGCGAGTTCGAGGCCGGGCTGTCGATCGGCCTGCTGCAGCCGGATGCGTTCAAGCTCGTCGTCGGCCCGGTCGCCGGTGACGCGCTCCTCCCGGCCCTCGACCAGACCCGCACGGTCGGCCTCGTCACCCTCCCCGGCGCATTCGTCGGCATGGTCCTCGGTGGCGCCTCCCCCACCCAGGCCGCGGCCCTCCAGCTTGTCGTCCTCCTCGGCCTGGTCGCCGCGGAGGCCCTCGCCATCCTCGTCATCACCGAGCTCCTGTCCCGATCCCACCTGCCGGACGGGCGTACGGTTCTCTCATGA